In Lampris incognitus isolate fLamInc1 chromosome 20, fLamInc1.hap2, whole genome shotgun sequence, one genomic interval encodes:
- the faah2b gene encoding fatty-acid amide hydrolase 2-B codes for MALSGVETVQAWFFHALQAGLMGLLGLLKLLLPRRASTGRRLSPATEPLLLTSATGLARKIRRREVSSVEVVQAYIDRIQEVNPLLNAVVKDRFAAALQEAAQVDKLVEEETGGEEVLEDRLPLLGVPLSVKEAFGLQGMPHTTGLISREGVIATADAPPVALLKRAGAIPLGVTNSSELCMWSESHNHLYGITNNPYDLDRIPGGSSGGEGSILGGAGSVIGVGSDIGGSIRMPCFFNGIFGHKTTPGLVSNENQYPPASGRQEDYISTGPMCRYAEDLVPMLRIMAGTNAPMLSLSMKVDLEKLRFFTIPHDGGSPLTSPVNKQLIEIQRKVAERLEEDLGVKVEEVSFSELRYSFQIWDTYMGLPDKEGKPPKPFVELMGEPGSPAWPLWELLKWMVGKSDHTMAAIGLGLLEMTHKSKPSLFILQQKEKLQMEVEELLGTDGVLLYPSHPNVAPKHHHPLFQPFDFAYTGIFSTLGLPVTQCPLGLSKEGLPLGVQVVAGKLQDRLTLAMALYLEKTFGGWRDPGSDKNH; via the exons ATGGCGCTGAGCGGCGTTGAGACGGTGCAGGCCTGGTTCTTCCACGCTCTCCAGGCGGGGCTGATGGGGCTGTTGGGGCTGCTGAAGCTCCTCTTGCCCCGGCGCGCCTCCACCGGGAGGAGGCTGAGCCCCGCCACGGAGCCGCTCCTCCTCACGTCCGCCACCGGACTGGCCCGCAAGATTCGACGGAGAGAG GTGTCCAGTGTGGAAGTGGTGCAGGCTTACATTGACAGAATACAGGAGGTCAACCCTTTACTAAATGCTGTGGTCAAAGACAG GTTTGCTGCTGCACTCCAGGAGGCGGCTCAAGTGGACAAGCTGGTCGAGGAGGAGACCGGAGGggaggaggtgctggaagatcgaCTGCCTTTACTGGGCGTCCCACTGTCGGTCAAAGAGGCTTTCGGCCTTCAGG GTATGCCCCACACCACAGGTCTGATCTCCAGAGAGGGGGTGATAGCCACAGCGGATGCCCCGCCGGTGGCACTTCTCAAGAGGGCGGGCGCCATTCCCCTGGGCGTCACCAACAGCAGCGagctgtgtatgtggtccgagtCCCACAACCACCTTTACGGCATCACCAATAACCCGTACGACCTGGACAGGATACCAGGAGGCAGCTCAG GTGGGGAGGGGAGTATATTGGGAGGAGCAGGTTCAGTCATCGGAGTGGGCTCGGACATTGGGGGCAGCATCCGTATGCCCTGTTTCTTCAACGGTATCTTTGGCCATAAAACAACACCAG GGCTGGTGTCAAACGAGAACCAGTATCCTCCGGCCTCCGGGAGACAAGAGGACTACATCAGTACGGGGCCCATGTGTCGCTACGCTGAGGACCTGGTGCCCATGCTCCGCATCATGGCTGGGACCAACGCCCCCAT GTTGTCCCTATCCATGAAGGTGGACCTAGAAAAGCTGCGTTTCTTTACCATACCTCATGATGGTGGCTCACCTTTGACGTCCCCTGTTAACAAACAGCTCATCGAGATCCAGAGGAAG GTGGCGGAGCGTCTGGAGGAAGACCTGGGTGTGAAGGTCGAGGAAGTGAGTTTCAGCGAGCTTCGATACAGCTTCCAGATCTGGGACACATACATGGGTCTCCCAGACAAGGAGGGCAAG cCTCCTAAGCCATTTGTGGAGTTAATGGGGGAGCCAGGGTCGCCTGCCTGGCCTTTGTGGGAGCTGTTGAAATGGATGGTGGGAAAATCGGATCACACTATGGCAGCTATTG GACTGGGCCTGCTGGAGATGACCCATAAGTCCAAGCCCTCCTTGTTCATCCTCCAGCAGAAGGAGAAGCTACAGATGGAGGTCGAGGAGCTTTTGGGAACCGATGGAGTTCTTCTGTACCCGTCGCACCCCAACGTGGCACCCAAACACCACCACCCGCTCTTCCAACCCTTTGACTTCGCCTACACAG GCATTTTCTCCACCCTGGGTCTGCCGGTGACTCAGTGTCCACTGGGGCTGAGTAAAGAGGGTCTGCCCCTGGGCGTGCAGGTCGTGGCCGGGAAGCTGCAGGACCGTCTGACCCTCGCCATGGCCCTCTACCTGGAGAAGACATTCGGAGGCTGGAGGGATCCTGGATCAGACAAAAACCACTGA